One Methylobacterium oryzae DNA window includes the following coding sequences:
- a CDS encoding PhoH family protein, with the protein MKRRRARLELVEDRTSRIHRTRFDEERNLAPIQPLTERQAEYLDALARSPQVIVLGPAGTGKTFIAGTRAADQLRQRRIAKVVITRPNVPSGRSLGYFPGTLEEKIAPWVAPLTEAMKERMGAAAFEIALKTGDIEIVPFEVMRGRTFKNCLVILDEAQNTTINEIKMFLTRIGDDCQVIINGDVSQTDLRETSGLRTVMHMVKSRMMPIPVVEFTRNDIVRSGICAEWVKAFEETNL; encoded by the coding sequence ATGAAGAGACGCCGCGCACGACTTGAACTGGTTGAAGACCGCACGTCCCGCATTCATCGCACACGCTTCGACGAAGAACGCAATCTCGCTCCCATCCAGCCGCTCACCGAACGCCAAGCCGAGTACCTCGACGCCCTCGCCCGCTCGCCGCAGGTCATCGTCCTGGGGCCCGCCGGCACCGGCAAGACCTTCATCGCCGGCACCCGCGCGGCGGACCAGCTCCGCCAGCGCCGCATCGCCAAGGTGGTCATCACCCGCCCGAACGTGCCCTCGGGCCGGTCGCTGGGCTACTTCCCCGGCACCCTGGAAGAGAAGATCGCCCCCTGGGTCGCCCCGCTCACCGAGGCCATGAAGGAGCGCATGGGCGCCGCCGCCTTCGAGATCGCTCTGAAGACCGGCGACATCGAGATCGTCCCCTTCGAGGTGATGCGCGGCCGGACCTTCAAGAACTGCCTCGTGATCCTCGACGAGGCGCAGAACACCACGATCAACGAGATCAAGATGTTCCTGACCCGCATCGGCGACGATTGCCAGGTCATCATCAACGGCGACGTCTCGCAGACGGATCTCCGCGAGACCTCGGGCCTGCGGACCGTCATGCACATGGTCAAGAGCCGGATGATGCCGATCCCAGTGGTGGAGTTCACCCGCAACGACATCGTCCGCTCCGGCATCTGCGCCGAGTGGGTGAAGGCGTTCGAGGAAACGAATCTCTAA
- a CDS encoding AsmA-like C-terminal region-containing protein, with protein MRDLLTALACAVILVLVAALAVPPFVDWQAHRGLVERALARSLGVPVRTDGRIEVRLLPSPRLRVDRLHLGADPDRPSLDARFVKAEIALAPLLKGEFRFTETRIGRAEIKLPVAGPDTLKLPPDFGGALRDRDLAIENLHIQQFLVTTQVPATGRTDQLYVQDLRLQAPALVGPWRIEGTSGGVPFRAVSGTPGPDGRLAAKISGGGDATPRFEADARFGLVPAESGGAQVEAEGSARLVVGPPTQAAGAYLPFSLAGTFKARGTQVRFEAVDLAIDPGGRALRLGGTGRLDLRQWRAGLTLDARRLDLDAFLASAEGQNLIARGLPRSTGSLPAMLDLDLTVGSAVLGGEEWSNLALTGTLERAGGLLLRRFAVTGPAESTVTASGQVETAPLRFSGPVALAAPDSEALGRYLRRLGAEGPLVALLDGRKIEAAADLSAAGTGLSLRNMRLGLGPARITGNARYTAAEGAERGRFEAQIRATGLDIAGLPPLGTTLGTLRDTDLALTLEAKDVRFGTAGSGTGTIAARIQSDGAGLAVDSLDVTDLAGASARLSGQIGADGTGRVSGRLKAPAAAPLLGLLERVWVGEIRLLPAFLRDAPLDLAVTLDREGGAAAALRTQARGSAGGGTLDLTLASRGTRIEGGTATLTAPRAGPWFGRADLAGLQQPAELRLTAERPDGQSLALTASGTVAGLRLATGRPILVGPDFVPTGGTLRGETADLAPFLTLAGAATLAPGAWPADLTVTLSRQQGEAAAALAGTVAGAGVNGTLLRSAGGALHGRLALDRLSIPQLAAALVIPPGANGAFGPPTAHPALSLDARVASLDLGRGLVATDATAALGLADAGLTLRDLTGKLAGGRLAGSVTIARLGAGASVSGSGSLDGAALPTLAGGPFGGRLSADLRFAATAETLPGLADSLSGSGALTLTDLSLPAADPAALGRALARAAEMDDPLREGRLQALVTEELARGGAQARGSARAAATIVGGVLRAGPFDLDLGPARWVGTVGYDLRAGRLDARGTLAGGPVPRGWNAGPPAVQFGLTGPLGAPERVLDVGTLSNGLAAFVLQRELETIELTEADQVERQRRRARIEMDRARAAALKAAAEKAAADRTAADKAAEEAARRPRNPEEGAAQPPAPAEARP; from the coding sequence TTGCGTGATCTTCTGACCGCGCTGGCGTGCGCCGTCATCCTGGTTCTCGTGGCGGCGCTCGCGGTCCCGCCCTTCGTCGACTGGCAGGCCCATCGCGGGCTCGTCGAGCGGGCGCTCGCCCGGTCCCTGGGCGTTCCGGTCCGGACCGACGGCCGGATCGAGGTCCGCCTGCTGCCGTCGCCGCGGCTGCGCGTCGACCGCCTCCACCTCGGCGCCGATCCGGACCGCCCCAGCCTCGATGCCCGGTTCGTCAAGGCCGAGATCGCCCTGGCGCCGCTCCTCAAGGGCGAGTTCCGCTTCACCGAGACCCGGATCGGCCGGGCCGAGATCAAGCTCCCGGTCGCCGGCCCGGACACGCTGAAGCTGCCGCCCGATTTCGGCGGGGCCCTGCGCGACCGCGACCTCGCCATCGAGAACCTGCACATCCAGCAGTTCCTCGTCACCACGCAGGTCCCCGCCACCGGGCGGACCGACCAGCTCTACGTCCAGGACCTGCGCCTGCAGGCGCCGGCCCTGGTCGGGCCCTGGCGGATCGAGGGGACGAGCGGCGGCGTCCCGTTCCGGGCGGTCAGCGGCACGCCGGGACCGGACGGGCGCCTCGCCGCCAAGATCTCCGGCGGCGGCGACGCGACGCCGCGCTTCGAGGCGGACGCGCGGTTCGGCCTCGTCCCCGCCGAATCCGGCGGCGCCCAGGTCGAGGCCGAGGGCTCCGCCCGCCTCGTCGTCGGGCCGCCGACCCAGGCGGCCGGCGCCTACCTGCCGTTCTCGCTGGCCGGCACCTTCAAGGCCCGGGGCACGCAGGTGCGCTTCGAGGCCGTCGACCTCGCCATCGACCCCGGCGGCCGGGCCCTGCGGCTCGGCGGCACCGGACGGCTCGACCTGCGCCAGTGGCGCGCCGGCCTGACCCTGGACGCCCGCCGCCTCGACCTCGACGCCTTCCTGGCCTCGGCGGAGGGGCAGAACCTGATCGCCCGCGGCCTGCCGCGCTCGACGGGCAGCCTGCCGGCGATGCTCGACCTCGACCTCACGGTGGGCAGCGCCGTGCTGGGCGGCGAGGAATGGTCGAACCTCGCCCTCACCGGCACCCTGGAGCGGGCCGGCGGCCTGCTGCTGCGCCGCTTCGCGGTGACCGGCCCGGCCGAGTCCACCGTCACGGCGAGCGGGCAGGTCGAGACGGCGCCGCTGCGCTTCTCCGGCCCGGTGGCGCTCGCCGCCCCCGACTCGGAGGCGCTCGGCCGCTACCTGCGCCGCCTCGGCGCCGAGGGGCCGCTCGTCGCGCTCCTCGACGGGCGGAAGATCGAGGCCGCCGCCGACCTGTCGGCCGCCGGGACCGGCCTATCCCTGCGCAACATGCGCCTCGGCCTCGGGCCGGCGCGGATCACCGGGAACGCCCGCTACACCGCCGCCGAGGGCGCCGAGCGCGGGCGGTTCGAGGCCCAGATCCGCGCCACCGGCCTCGACATCGCCGGCCTGCCGCCCCTCGGGACGACCCTCGGCACCCTGCGCGACACCGACCTCGCCCTGACGCTCGAGGCGAAGGACGTCCGGTTCGGCACCGCGGGCTCCGGTACCGGCACGATCGCGGCGCGGATCCAGTCGGACGGCGCCGGCCTGGCGGTCGACAGCCTCGACGTCACCGACCTCGCCGGCGCCAGCGCCCGGCTGTCCGGTCAGATCGGCGCGGACGGGACCGGCCGCGTCTCCGGGCGCCTCAAGGCGCCGGCGGCGGCGCCGCTGCTTGGCCTGCTCGAGCGGGTCTGGGTGGGCGAGATCCGCCTGCTGCCCGCCTTCCTGCGGGACGCGCCCCTCGACCTCGCCGTCACCCTCGACCGGGAGGGCGGCGCGGCCGCGGCCCTGCGGACCCAGGCCCGGGGCAGCGCCGGCGGCGGCACCCTCGACCTGACGCTCGCGAGCCGTGGCACGCGGATCGAGGGCGGCACCGCCACCCTCACGGCGCCGCGGGCCGGACCGTGGTTCGGCCGCGCCGACCTCGCCGGCCTGCAGCAACCTGCCGAGCTTCGGCTGACCGCCGAGCGGCCGGACGGCCAGTCCCTTGCCCTGACGGCGAGCGGCACGGTCGCGGGCCTGCGCCTCGCCACGGGCCGCCCGATCCTGGTCGGTCCCGACTTCGTCCCCACCGGCGGCACGCTCCGCGGCGAGACGGCCGATCTGGCGCCGTTCCTGACGCTGGCCGGCGCCGCGACCCTGGCACCGGGCGCGTGGCCGGCCGACCTCACCGTCACGCTGTCGCGGCAGCAGGGCGAGGCCGCCGCCGCGCTCGCCGGCACGGTCGCGGGCGCGGGGGTGAACGGGACGCTGCTGCGGTCGGCAGGCGGTGCCCTGCACGGCCGCCTCGCCCTCGACCGGCTGTCGATCCCGCAGCTCGCGGCCGCCCTGGTGATCCCGCCGGGGGCGAACGGCGCGTTCGGCCCGCCGACCGCCCACCCGGCCCTGTCGCTCGACGCCCGCGTGGCCAGCCTGGATCTCGGCCGCGGCCTCGTCGCCACCGACGCGACCGCTGCCCTCGGCCTCGCCGACGCGGGCCTGACCCTGCGCGACCTGACCGGCAAGCTCGCCGGCGGCCGCCTCGCGGGCTCGGTGACGATCGCCCGGCTCGGGGCCGGCGCCTCGGTCTCGGGCTCGGGCAGCCTCGACGGCGCGGCGCTCCCCACCCTGGCCGGCGGCCCGTTCGGCGGCCGCCTGAGTGCCGACCTGCGCTTCGCCGCCACGGCCGAGACCCTGCCGGGCCTCGCCGACAGCCTCTCGGGCAGCGGCGCGCTCACCCTGACGGACCTGAGCCTGCCCGCGGCCGATCCCGCGGCGCTCGGCCGCGCTCTCGCCCGCGCGGCCGAGATGGACGACCCGCTCCGCGAGGGCCGGCTCCAGGCGCTCGTCACCGAGGAACTCGCCCGGGGCGGCGCGCAGGCGCGCGGATCCGCCCGGGCCGCCGCCACGATCGTGGGGGGCGTGCTGCGGGCCGGGCCGTTCGACCTCGATCTCGGGCCGGCCCGCTGGGTCGGCACCGTCGGCTACGACCTGCGCGCCGGGCGCCTCGACGCCCGCGGCACGCTCGCGGGCGGCCCGGTGCCCCGCGGCTGGAATGCCGGGCCGCCCGCGGTCCAGTTCGGCCTGACCGGGCCGCTCGGCGCGCCCGAGCGGGTGCTCGACGTCGGCACCCTGTCGAACGGCCTCGCGGCCTTCGTGCTGCAGCGCGAGCTGGAGACGATCGAGCTGACCGAGGCCGACCAGGTGGAGCGGCAGCGCCGCCGCGCCCGGATCGAGATGGATCGGGCCCGCGCGGCGGCCCTCAAGGCCGCGGCCGAGAAGGCCGCTGCGGACAGGACTGCCGCCGACAAGGCCGCCGAGGAGGCGGCGAGGCGGCCGCGCAACCCGGAGGAGGGTGCTGCCCAGCCACCGGCGCCGGCCGAGGCCCGGCCGTGA
- a CDS encoding ATP-dependent helicase produces MQNRPHPQPTGDGAPATSIAARAMGALRRDAAGYLEGLNPEQRRAVETTEGPVLVLAGAGTGKTRVLTTRIAHLIATNRARPFDILAVTFTNKAAREMKHRIGALIGPAGEGMPWLGTFHAIGTKILRRHAELVGLKSDFTILGTDDQLRLMKQVIADQNVDEKRWPARALSHAIDGWKNRGLGPEQVPPGEASAFAFGKGGALYTAYQARLATLNAVDFGDLLLLCLKLWRENPDVLANYQDRFRYILVDEYQDTNVAQYLWLRLLAQSRKNIACVGDDDQSIYGWRGAEVDNILRFEHDFPGAVVVRLERNYRSTGHILAAASGLIARNESRLGKTLRTDDEPGERVTVTGAWDSEEEARMLAESIESLQSKQHPLSEIAVLVRISAQMREIEDRFVQLGLPYRVIGGPRFYERAEIRDALAYLRATVNVSDDLAFERIVNTPKRGLGDATLQQLHTYGRANRLPLRIAAARLCETDELKPRVRSTLRALTESFSRWARLAETQPHSEVAQTILEESGYTEMWQKDRSADAAGRLENLKEFVRSMEEFPDLAAFLEHVSLVMEASEAEGAERVSLMTLHAAKGLEFDTVFLPGWEDGLFPNQRALDESGRAGLEEERRLAHVGLTRARKRAKLSFAVNRRIHGLWSSTIPSRFIDELPETAVDVVEAPAHFSAGASRFDRNPTPFGSSYGTPGWQRAQANTAPGGRSGFGSGSGGGFRSAGPGGRSGGQSGGPRQIEGELIAKSTGAPSAFQGGQRVFHTKFGPGTVAAVDGNKLTVDFDKAGRKMVLDSFVQAGSS; encoded by the coding sequence ATGCAGAACCGCCCGCATCCGCAACCCACCGGGGACGGCGCGCCCGCCACGTCCATCGCCGCCCGCGCCATGGGCGCCCTCCGGCGCGACGCGGCCGGCTACCTCGAGGGGCTCAACCCCGAGCAGCGCCGCGCCGTCGAGACCACGGAGGGCCCGGTCCTGGTGCTGGCCGGCGCCGGCACCGGCAAGACCCGGGTGCTGACCACCCGCATCGCCCACCTGATCGCCACCAACCGGGCGCGCCCCTTCGACATCCTGGCGGTGACCTTCACCAACAAGGCCGCCCGGGAGATGAAGCACCGGATCGGCGCGCTGATCGGGCCGGCCGGAGAGGGCATGCCGTGGCTCGGCACCTTCCACGCCATCGGCACCAAGATCCTGCGCCGCCACGCCGAGCTGGTCGGGCTGAAATCCGACTTCACCATCCTCGGCACCGACGACCAGCTCCGGCTGATGAAGCAGGTCATCGCCGACCAGAACGTCGACGAGAAGCGCTGGCCGGCCCGGGCCCTGTCCCACGCCATCGACGGCTGGAAGAACCGCGGCCTCGGCCCCGAGCAGGTGCCCCCGGGCGAGGCCTCGGCCTTCGCGTTCGGCAAGGGCGGCGCCCTCTACACCGCCTACCAGGCCCGGCTGGCGACGCTGAACGCCGTCGATTTCGGCGATCTCCTGCTGCTCTGCCTCAAGCTCTGGCGGGAGAACCCCGACGTCCTGGCCAATTACCAGGACCGGTTCCGCTACATCCTGGTCGACGAGTACCAGGACACCAACGTCGCCCAGTACCTGTGGCTGCGCCTCCTGGCGCAGTCCCGGAAGAACATCGCCTGCGTCGGCGACGACGACCAGTCGATCTACGGCTGGCGCGGGGCCGAGGTCGACAACATCCTGCGCTTCGAGCACGACTTCCCGGGCGCGGTGGTGGTGCGCCTGGAGCGCAACTACCGCTCCACGGGCCACATCCTGGCCGCCGCCTCCGGGCTGATCGCCAGGAACGAGAGCCGCCTCGGCAAGACTCTGCGCACCGACGACGAGCCGGGCGAGCGCGTCACCGTGACGGGCGCGTGGGATTCCGAGGAGGAGGCGCGGATGCTCGCCGAGTCGATCGAGTCCCTCCAGTCGAAGCAGCATCCCCTGTCGGAGATCGCCGTGCTGGTGCGGATCTCGGCGCAGATGCGCGAGATCGAGGACCGGTTCGTCCAGCTCGGGCTGCCCTACCGGGTCATCGGCGGCCCGCGTTTCTACGAGCGCGCCGAGATCCGCGACGCGCTGGCCTACCTGCGCGCCACCGTGAACGTCAGCGACGACCTCGCCTTCGAGCGGATCGTGAACACGCCCAAGCGCGGCCTGGGCGACGCCACCCTGCAGCAGCTCCACACCTACGGCCGCGCCAACCGGCTGCCTCTGCGCATCGCCGCCGCGCGCCTGTGCGAGACCGACGAGCTGAAGCCCCGGGTCCGCTCGACCCTGCGGGCGCTGACCGAGAGTTTCTCGCGATGGGCGCGGCTCGCGGAGACGCAGCCGCACAGCGAGGTCGCGCAGACCATCCTTGAGGAGTCCGGCTACACTGAGATGTGGCAGAAGGACCGCTCCGCCGACGCCGCCGGCCGGCTGGAGAACCTGAAGGAATTCGTCCGCTCCATGGAGGAGTTCCCCGACCTCGCGGCCTTCCTGGAGCACGTCTCCCTGGTGATGGAGGCCTCGGAGGCGGAGGGCGCCGAGCGGGTCTCGCTGATGACGCTCCACGCCGCCAAGGGGCTCGAGTTCGACACCGTGTTCCTCCCCGGCTGGGAGGACGGCCTGTTCCCGAACCAGCGCGCGCTCGACGAGAGCGGCCGGGCGGGCCTGGAGGAGGAGCGGCGCCTCGCCCATGTCGGGCTGACCCGGGCGCGCAAGCGCGCGAAGCTGTCCTTCGCGGTCAACCGGCGCATCCACGGCCTCTGGTCCTCGACCATCCCGTCCCGGTTCATCGACGAGTTGCCCGAGACGGCGGTCGACGTGGTCGAAGCCCCGGCGCACTTCTCCGCCGGCGCCTCGCGGTTCGACCGCAACCCGACGCCGTTCGGATCGAGCTATGGCACGCCGGGCTGGCAGCGCGCGCAGGCCAACACCGCGCCGGGCGGCCGGTCCGGGTTCGGATCGGGGTCCGGAGGCGGCTTCCGCTCGGCGGGCCCTGGGGGCCGGTCCGGGGGCCAGTCCGGCGGTCCCCGCCAGATCGAGGGCGAGCTGATCGCCAAGTCGACGGGTGCGCCCTCGGCCTTCCAGGGCGGCCAGCGGGTCTTCCACACCAAGTTCGGCCCCGGAACGGTCGCGGCGGTCGACGGCAACAAGCTGACCGTTGACTTCGACAAGGCCGGCCGGAAGATGGTCCTCGACAGCTTCGTCCAGGCCGGATCGAGCTAG
- a CDS encoding accessory factor UbiK family protein: MPPSNRLFDDLARLMTDAAGAAQGVRREAETVVRAQLERVVRDLDIASREELDVLRDLVTQLQAQNEALTARVAALEARSGSAGAGAAGLSEVV, encoded by the coding sequence ATGCCCCCCTCAAATCGACTGTTCGACGACCTCGCCCGCCTCATGACGGACGCCGCCGGCGCCGCCCAGGGCGTCCGCCGCGAGGCCGAGACCGTGGTCCGGGCGCAGCTCGAGCGCGTCGTCCGCGACCTCGACATCGCCTCCCGCGAAGAGCTCGACGTGCTCCGCGACCTCGTGACCCAGCTCCAGGCGCAGAACGAGGCCCTGACGGCCCGCGTGGCGGCCCTGGAGGCGCGATCCGGGAGCGCCGGAGCGGGCGCCGCGGGCCTGAGCGAGGTGGTCTGA
- a CDS encoding S9 family peptidase has translation MTEIGHGLLAHRTGAPVAEARPRRFSVHGQEITDDYAWLKAENWQTVLKDPAALPEDIAAYLNAENAFAEAALAGSAELRRQLVAEMRGRIQEDESGVPEPDGPFAYYTRHREGGQHPLICRRPATSPDVPESGLDPDETILIDGDREGEGLPFFEIAAAVHSDDHARLAWSADTKGSELYTIRVRDVATGLDLDDRVEATSGEAVWAADGASFWYVAVDANHRPAKVMRHRVGTGQSEDETVYTEADAGYFVHIGKTQSGAFLDVTVSDHETSEVRLLDRHAEDAPLRLVEPRTPLLIYGVEHRGDRLFIRTNADGAEDFKIVTAPLDDPGRANWTDLVPHRPGVMIRHLHLLAGHLVRLEIENAKPRIVVRDLADGTEHSVAFAEEAYSLGLRAGLAFDTATIRFVYSSMTTPSETWDYDCAARTRLLRKRQAVPSGHDPAAYVTRRLFATAPDGEQVPISLLHRRDLALDGSAPLLLYGYGSYGTLMPAAFRTNLLSLVDRGFVYAIAHIRGGTEKGWRWYLDGKREKKPNTFTDFIACARALIAARYTAEKRIVAHGGSAGGMLMGAVANLAPELFAGIVADVPFVDVLNTMLDAELPLTPPEWPEWGNPGESEAAFRTILSYSPYDNVAAKDYPAILALGGLTDPRVTYWEPAKWVARLRATMTGGGPVLLRINMEAGHGGAAGRFDRLEEVALIYAFALMAVGKA, from the coding sequence ATGACGGAGATCGGCCACGGCTTGCTCGCTCACAGGACCGGCGCGCCGGTGGCCGAGGCCCGGCCGCGACGCTTCAGCGTCCACGGGCAGGAGATCACCGACGACTACGCGTGGCTGAAGGCCGAGAACTGGCAGACGGTCCTGAAGGACCCGGCCGCGCTGCCGGAGGACATCGCCGCCTACCTGAACGCCGAGAACGCCTTCGCCGAGGCGGCGCTCGCCGGGAGCGCGGAGCTCCGGCGGCAGCTCGTCGCCGAGATGCGCGGGCGGATCCAGGAGGACGAGAGCGGCGTCCCCGAGCCGGACGGGCCCTTCGCCTACTACACCCGCCACCGCGAGGGCGGGCAGCACCCGCTGATCTGCCGGCGGCCGGCCACATCACCCGACGTGCCCGAGTCGGGCTTGGACCCGGACGAGACGATCCTCATCGACGGCGACCGCGAGGGTGAGGGCCTGCCGTTCTTCGAGATCGCCGCCGCGGTGCATTCCGACGACCACGCCCGGCTCGCCTGGAGCGCCGACACCAAGGGCTCGGAACTCTACACGATCCGGGTGCGCGACGTCGCCACCGGCCTCGATCTCGACGACCGGGTCGAGGCGACCTCCGGCGAGGCGGTCTGGGCCGCGGACGGCGCGAGCTTCTGGTACGTGGCGGTGGACGCCAACCACCGCCCCGCCAAGGTGATGCGCCACCGCGTCGGCACGGGGCAGAGCGAGGACGAGACCGTCTACACGGAGGCCGATGCCGGCTACTTCGTCCACATCGGCAAGACGCAGTCCGGCGCCTTCCTCGACGTGACGGTGAGCGACCACGAGACCTCCGAGGTCCGGCTGCTCGACCGGCACGCGGAAGACGCCCCCCTGCGCCTCGTCGAGCCGCGCACGCCGCTGCTGATCTACGGCGTCGAGCACCGCGGCGACCGCCTGTTCATCCGCACCAACGCGGACGGCGCCGAGGACTTCAAGATCGTCACCGCGCCGCTCGACGATCCGGGCCGCGCCAACTGGACCGACCTCGTGCCGCACCGGCCCGGGGTGATGATCCGCCACCTGCACCTGCTGGCCGGCCACCTGGTCCGGCTGGAGATCGAGAACGCCAAGCCGCGGATCGTCGTGAGAGACCTCGCTGACGGCACCGAGCACAGCGTCGCCTTCGCCGAGGAGGCCTACTCCCTCGGCCTGCGGGCCGGGCTCGCCTTCGACACGGCCACGATCCGCTTCGTCTACTCGTCGATGACGACCCCGTCGGAGACCTGGGACTACGACTGCGCGGCCCGCACCCGGCTCCTGCGCAAGCGGCAGGCGGTGCCGAGCGGGCACGACCCGGCCGCCTACGTGACCCGGCGGCTCTTCGCCACCGCGCCCGACGGCGAGCAGGTGCCGATCTCGCTGCTGCACCGGCGGGACCTCGCCCTCGACGGCAGCGCGCCGCTGCTGCTCTACGGCTACGGCTCCTACGGCACGCTGATGCCGGCGGCGTTCCGCACGAACCTGCTGAGCCTCGTCGACCGCGGCTTCGTCTACGCCATCGCGCATATCCGCGGCGGCACCGAGAAGGGCTGGCGCTGGTACCTCGACGGCAAGCGCGAGAAGAAGCCCAACACCTTCACGGACTTCATCGCCTGCGCCCGCGCCCTGATCGCGGCGCGCTACACCGCCGAGAAACGCATCGTCGCCCATGGCGGGTCGGCGGGCGGGATGCTGATGGGGGCTGTGGCCAACCTCGCGCCCGAGCTGTTCGCCGGCATCGTCGCCGACGTGCCCTTCGTCGACGTGCTCAACACCATGCTCGACGCGGAGCTGCCGCTGACGCCGCCGGAATGGCCCGAATGGGGCAACCCGGGCGAGAGCGAGGCCGCCTTCCGGACGATCCTGTCCTACTCGCCCTACGACAACGTCGCCGCCAAGGACTACCCGGCGATCCTGGCGCTCGGCGGGCTGACCGACCCGCGGGTGACCTACTGGGAGCCGGCCAAGTGGGTCGCGCGGCTGCGCGCCACCATGACGGGCGGCGGGCCGGTGCTCCTGCGGATCAACATGGAGGCCGGCCACGGCGGCGCCGCCGGCCGGTTCGACCGGCTGGAGGAGGTGGCGCTGATCTACGCCTTCGCGCTCATGGCGGTGGGGAAGGCGTAG